One genomic segment of Cellulophaga sp. HaHaR_3_176 includes these proteins:
- a CDS encoding DUF1304 domain-containing protein, with protein MNIALKVVIAFVAFFHLYIMWFEMFAWTTKGPKVFSKFPKDLFTPTKAMAANQGLYNGFLAAGLIWTFFISNMEWKNNISLFFLTCVVIAGVYGSFTADKKIFFLQGLPALIGIILIFIQ; from the coding sequence ATGAATATAGCGCTGAAAGTAGTAATCGCATTTGTAGCCTTTTTCCATTTGTATATAATGTGGTTCGAAATGTTTGCCTGGACAACAAAAGGTCCAAAAGTTTTTAGCAAATTCCCAAAAGACCTATTTACACCAACTAAAGCAATGGCTGCAAACCAAGGTTTGTATAATGGCTTTTTAGCTGCTGGTTTAATTTGGACATTCTTTATATCAAACATGGAGTGGAAAAATAATATTTCTTTATTTTTTTTAACATGTGTAGTAATAGCAGGTGTTTACGGCTCATTTACAGCCGATAAAAAAATATTCTTCCTTCAAGGATTACCCGCTTTAATAGGTATAATATTGATATTTATTCAATAA
- a CDS encoding OmpA family protein has protein sequence MTKKTTYLIGILLTILLGTYFYISCCSTCGTSVKDETTNEVTPTPSETKPTSTSYPFSFNDGDYAYETNDNFNFNMSSSSILLPLSEKVEKGISGLKDYITTNTGKVLNITGYYKGDEANKSAYPNLGIARANAVKNYLVEKGIASSTLNISGKLNDDMVSGDDNVYLGPVTYSISGETADLAEELKALYDKVKDDPLVLNFNTGEASINLTTEQRQKIADISRYLDKVDGAKCSATGHTDSQGQRATNIRLGLERADFAKSYLISNGISDAKIVTSSKGPDVPIASNTTEEGRSQNRRTVVTLN, from the coding sequence ATGACCAAAAAAACAACTTATCTAATAGGTATCTTACTTACTATTTTATTAGGTACTTACTTTTACATTTCATGTTGTAGCACTTGCGGCACTTCTGTAAAAGATGAAACCACTAATGAAGTTACCCCAACACCTTCAGAAACCAAACCAACATCAACATCTTACCCTTTTTCTTTTAATGATGGTGATTATGCATATGAAACTAATGATAATTTTAACTTCAACATGTCTTCGTCTTCAATTTTACTACCACTATCTGAAAAAGTTGAAAAAGGAATCTCAGGGTTAAAAGATTACATAACAACAAACACTGGTAAAGTTTTAAATATTACTGGCTACTACAAAGGCGATGAAGCAAACAAATCTGCCTATCCTAATTTAGGTATAGCAAGAGCTAATGCTGTTAAAAATTATTTAGTTGAAAAAGGAATAGCATCATCAACTTTAAACATTTCTGGAAAATTAAATGATGATATGGTTAGTGGTGATGACAACGTCTACCTAGGCCCTGTTACATACTCTATTTCTGGGGAAACTGCTGATTTAGCTGAAGAGCTAAAAGCTTTATATGATAAAGTTAAAGATGACCCTTTGGTTTTAAATTTCAATACTGGTGAAGCATCGATAAATTTAACTACTGAACAACGACAAAAAATTGCAGATATATCTAGATACCTTGATAAAGTTGATGGAGCAAAGTGCAGTGCAACTGGCCATACGGACAGTCAAGGACAAAGAGCTACAAATATTAGGTTAGGTTTAGAAAGAGCAGATTTCGCAAAATCTTATTTAATAAGCAATGGTATTTCAGATGCAAAAATAGTAACCTCATCAAAAGGTCCAGATGTACCTATTGCCAGTAACACTACCGAAGAAGGCCGCAGTCAAAACAGAAGAACAGTAGTTACTCTAAACTAA
- a CDS encoding 3-hydroxyanthranilate 3,4-dioxygenase, translated as MAIAPPFNLNKWISENRDTLKPPVGNKNLYKDAGDYIVMVVAGPNARKDYHYNETEELFYQLEGNIEVHIQEDGIKKTMLLGPGDMYLHPAKIPHSPVRHENSIGLVIERKRNHMNIDDGLLWFCDNCNHKLYEAYFTLNDIEKDFLGHFKHFYSSKELRTCDNCDTVMPVDQRFISKE; from the coding sequence ATGGCAATAGCACCTCCTTTCAATCTTAATAAGTGGATATCTGAAAATAGAGACACCCTAAAACCTCCTGTAGGAAATAAAAATCTATATAAAGACGCTGGAGATTATATTGTAATGGTTGTTGCAGGACCAAATGCACGAAAAGATTATCATTACAATGAAACAGAGGAATTATTTTATCAATTAGAAGGTAATATCGAAGTACATATACAAGAAGATGGTATAAAAAAAACGATGCTATTAGGCCCTGGAGACATGTATTTACACCCTGCAAAAATACCACACTCGCCAGTGCGTCATGAGAATTCTATCGGTCTGGTGATCGAGCGAAAAAGAAACCATATGAATATAGATGATGGTCTTTTATGGTTCTGTGACAATTGCAATCACAAACTATATGAAGCCTATTTTACTCTTAATGATATTGAAAAAGATTTTTTAGGGCACTTTAAGCATTTTTATAGCTCTAAAGAATTAAGAACTTGTGACAATTGTGATACAGTAATGCCTGTTGACCAACGTTTTATCTCTAAAGAATAA
- a CDS encoding aldehyde dehydrogenase family protein, with protein sequence MSNIAKDFGIKEALKTLGVNEINSGTSTGSKTFGSGNEISSFSPVDGQLIAKVSTTTKADYDKVMTTATSAFKTWRTMPAPLRGEIVRQFGDKLREKKEALGKLVSYEMGKSYQEGLGEVQEMIDICDFAVGLSRQLHGLTMHSERPGHRMYEQYHSLGVVGIISAFNFPVAVWAWNTALAWICGDVCVWKPSEKTPICGIACQNIAAEVFAANDLPEGICNLINGDYNVGEMMTTDNRIPLVSATGSTRMGKIVAQTVAGRLGKTLLELGGNNAIIVTPDADIKMTVIGAVFGAVGTAGQRCTSTRRLIIHESMYDKVKDAVVAAYGQLRIGNPLDENNHVGPIIDKDAVAMYTAALEKVVVEGGNIIVEGGVLEGNGYESGCYVKPAIAEADNSFEIVQHETFAPILYLLKYSGDVNSALEVQNGVAQGLSSAIMTNNLREAEAFLSVNGSDCGIANVNIGTSGAEIGGAFGGEKETGGGRESGSDAWKVYMRRQTNTINYTTELPLAQGIKFDL encoded by the coding sequence ATGTCAAACATAGCAAAAGATTTCGGTATTAAAGAAGCCCTAAAAACTTTGGGTGTAAATGAAATAAACAGTGGTACATCTACTGGATCTAAAACTTTTGGTTCTGGTAATGAAATTTCATCTTTTTCACCTGTAGATGGGCAACTAATCGCAAAAGTATCTACAACTACAAAAGCAGATTATGACAAAGTAATGACTACTGCAACTTCAGCTTTTAAAACTTGGAGAACAATGCCTGCCCCTTTACGTGGTGAGATAGTTCGTCAATTTGGAGATAAATTACGTGAGAAAAAAGAAGCCTTAGGGAAATTAGTTTCTTATGAAATGGGAAAATCTTACCAAGAAGGTTTAGGCGAGGTTCAAGAAATGATTGACATCTGTGATTTTGCTGTAGGTTTATCAAGACAATTACATGGTTTAACAATGCACTCTGAACGCCCAGGTCACAGAATGTACGAACAATACCACTCATTAGGAGTAGTAGGTATTATATCTGCTTTTAACTTTCCTGTTGCTGTTTGGGCTTGGAATACTGCATTAGCTTGGATTTGTGGTGATGTATGTGTCTGGAAACCATCTGAAAAAACACCAATTTGCGGTATTGCTTGTCAGAATATAGCTGCTGAAGTTTTTGCGGCAAACGATTTACCTGAAGGTATTTGTAATTTAATTAATGGCGATTATAATGTGGGTGAAATGATGACCACAGATAATAGAATTCCATTAGTTTCTGCTACAGGATCAACAAGAATGGGTAAAATTGTTGCACAAACTGTTGCTGGTAGACTTGGAAAAACTCTTTTAGAATTAGGTGGCAATAATGCTATTATCGTTACACCTGATGCTGATATTAAAATGACGGTTATCGGAGCTGTCTTCGGAGCAGTTGGTACTGCAGGACAACGTTGTACATCTACACGCAGGTTAATTATACACGAATCTATGTATGATAAGGTTAAAGACGCTGTAGTAGCTGCTTATGGACAATTACGCATAGGTAACCCATTAGATGAAAATAATCATGTAGGTCCTATTATTGATAAAGATGCTGTAGCAATGTACACAGCTGCATTAGAAAAAGTTGTGGTTGAAGGTGGTAATATTATTGTTGAAGGCGGCGTACTAGAAGGTAATGGTTACGAAAGTGGTTGTTATGTAAAACCTGCTATTGCTGAAGCTGATAATTCTTTTGAAATTGTACAGCATGAAACATTTGCTCCTATCTTATATTTATTAAAATATTCTGGAGATGTGAACAGTGCTTTAGAAGTACAAAATGGTGTAGCACAAGGTCTTTCTTCTGCTATTATGACTAATAACTTACGTGAGGCCGAAGCTTTTTTATCTGTTAACGGATCAGATTGTGGTATTGCTAATGTAAACATCGGTACTTCAGGAGCTGAAATTGGTGGCGCCTTTGGAGGTGAAAAAGAAACAGGAGGCGGAAGAGAATCTGGTTCAGATGCTTGGAAAGTTTACATGAGAAGACAAACAAATACAATAAATTACACTACAGAATTGCCATTAGCACAAGGCATAAAATTCGATTTATAA
- a CDS encoding CAP domain-containing protein produces MKMRLHYAFLVLFVFLVSSCGEESLDNTYIIESENAITVEKELLEIINNHRLSIDHNPFIYSTVAYKHANLHTDYMISKGDINHDNFSTRASNVSAEVDAIEVSENVAKNYKTARIAFENWLKSTTHRKSIEGNYTHTAISVKKDNNGEFYFTELFYK; encoded by the coding sequence ATGAAAATGAGATTGCATTATGCATTCTTGGTTTTATTTGTATTTCTAGTTAGTTCTTGTGGCGAAGAATCTTTAGATAATACTTATATAATAGAATCTGAGAATGCTATTACAGTAGAAAAAGAATTATTAGAGATTATTAATAATCACAGGCTATCAATAGATCACAACCCTTTTATATATAGCACCGTAGCATATAAGCACGCAAACTTGCATACTGACTATATGATATCAAAAGGAGATATTAATCATGATAATTTTAGCACAAGAGCTTCAAATGTTTCTGCAGAAGTAGATGCTATTGAAGTTTCTGAAAATGTTGCAAAAAATTATAAAACGGCAAGAATAGCTTTTGAAAACTGGCTTAAAAGCACAACACACAGAAAATCAATAGAAGGAAATTATACTCATACAGCTATAAGCGTTAAAAAAGACAACAATGGCGAATTTTATTTTACTGAGTTATTTTATAAATAA